The Acidobacteriota bacterium genome includes a window with the following:
- the lptB gene encoding LPS export ABC transporter ATP-binding protein produces MASTLSTHELTKTYGGRTVVRGVSLEVNSGEVVGLLGPNGAGKTTTFYMTVGLTSPDSGRVTLDGKDVTGDAMYVRARKGIGYLPQEASIFRGLTVEQNILAILETLDLDASERRARLRELLAELGLTPLANSPAYTLSGGERRRAEITRALVMNPRFILLDEPFAGIDPIAVTEIQKIIFHLRDRGIGILITDHNVLQTLKITDRAYIVTDGAIFRSGTPAALAADEEVRRIYLGADFRLD; encoded by the coding sequence ATGGCCTCGACCCTCAGCACACACGAACTCACCAAGACCTACGGCGGCCGCACGGTCGTGCGCGGCGTGAGCCTCGAGGTGAACTCAGGCGAAGTGGTCGGGCTGCTGGGGCCCAACGGGGCCGGCAAGACGACCACTTTCTACATGACGGTCGGCCTGACCTCGCCCGACTCGGGCCGCGTCACGCTCGACGGCAAGGACGTCACCGGTGACGCGATGTACGTGCGGGCGCGCAAGGGCATCGGCTACCTGCCGCAGGAGGCGTCGATCTTCCGCGGCCTCACGGTCGAGCAGAACATCCTGGCGATCCTGGAGACGCTCGACCTCGATGCGTCAGAGCGCCGCGCGCGGCTGCGCGAACTGCTGGCCGAGCTGGGCCTGACGCCGCTGGCCAACTCGCCGGCCTACACCCTGTCGGGCGGCGAGCGGCGGCGCGCCGAGATCACGCGGGCGCTGGTCATGAACCCGCGATTCATCCTGCTGGACGAGCCGTTCGCCGGCATCGACCCCATTGCCGTTACCGAGATCCAGAAAATCATCTTCCACCTCCGCGACCGCGGCATTGGCATCCTGATCACCGACCACAACGTGCTGCAGACCCTGAAGATCACCGACCGCGCCTACATCGTCACGGACGGCGCGATTTTCCGGAGTGGGACGCCGGCGGCACTGGCCGCTGATGAAGAGGTCCGTCGGATTTACCTCGGGGCCGATTTCCGGCTGGACTAA
- the rpoN gene encoding RNA polymerase factor sigma-54 has protein sequence MGIQQKLQTKLAQKLILTPSLQQAIKLLPMSTLELADLLNQEVVENPLLEEIPTEDLQAADTAPAVEKEAEAKAQADKTDSWDDADYEYFFGDYLDDGYRPRAPQEVKELPPIENTLSTSSSLTDHLEWQLSLQTEAEAIREIGEAIIGNLDDDGYLVASVDEIASMGPWPIDEVERALLLIQSFDPIGVAARDLQECLTLQIKHLHLEGTPTEKIVSEHLRLLHNHQMPDLARKLGLTIEELKGHVEIIQHLDPKPGSRFNPQPSQYVIPDVYIIKVEDQYVAVLNEDGLPQLRISPTYRRLLDKGAAENSDETRAYVKDKFRSALWLIKSVEQRQKTIHKVATSICTFQRDFLDHGIEHLRPLVLRDVANDIGMHESTVSRVVTNKYMHTPQGVFEMKYFFHSGISSSYGDAVSSVTIKNRIKKIIESEDPKKPLSDSKIVNILQREGLMLARRTIAKYREELKIPTSNQRKVMF, from the coding sequence ATGGGCATTCAGCAGAAGCTCCAAACCAAGCTCGCACAGAAGCTGATCCTTACGCCTTCGTTGCAACAGGCGATCAAGCTTCTGCCAATGTCGACATTGGAACTTGCCGACCTCCTGAACCAGGAAGTCGTGGAAAACCCCCTGCTCGAGGAGATCCCGACCGAAGACCTGCAGGCGGCGGACACCGCACCGGCCGTCGAGAAGGAAGCCGAGGCCAAGGCCCAGGCCGACAAGACCGATTCCTGGGACGACGCCGATTACGAGTATTTCTTCGGCGACTACCTGGACGATGGCTACCGCCCGCGCGCGCCGCAGGAGGTCAAGGAACTGCCGCCGATCGAGAACACGCTCTCGACCAGCTCATCATTGACCGACCACCTCGAATGGCAGCTGTCGTTGCAGACCGAAGCCGAGGCGATTCGCGAGATCGGCGAAGCCATCATCGGCAACCTGGATGACGACGGCTACCTGGTGGCGTCGGTGGACGAAATCGCGTCGATGGGGCCCTGGCCGATCGACGAAGTCGAGCGGGCCCTGCTCCTGATCCAGAGCTTCGACCCGATCGGCGTCGCCGCGCGCGACCTGCAGGAATGCCTCACGCTGCAGATCAAGCACTTGCACCTCGAGGGCACGCCCACCGAGAAGATTGTCTCCGAGCACTTGCGCCTGCTGCACAACCACCAGATGCCGGACCTGGCGCGCAAGCTGGGGCTGACCATCGAGGAGCTCAAGGGCCACGTCGAGATCATTCAGCACCTCGACCCGAAGCCGGGCAGCCGCTTCAACCCGCAACCGTCGCAGTACGTGATTCCCGACGTCTACATCATCAAGGTCGAGGATCAGTACGTCGCGGTACTGAACGAGGACGGCCTGCCGCAACTCCGCATCAGCCCGACCTACCGCCGGCTGCTCGACAAGGGCGCCGCCGAGAACAGCGACGAGACACGCGCCTACGTGAAGGACAAGTTCCGCTCGGCGCTGTGGCTGATCAAGTCGGTCGAGCAGCGGCAGAAGACCATCCACAAGGTGGCGACCAGCATCTGCACGTTCCAGCGCGACTTCCTCGATCACGGCATCGAGCACCTGCGCCCGCTGGTCCTGCGCGACGTGGCCAACGACATCGGCATGCACGAATCGACGGTCAGCCGCGTCGTCACGAACAAGTACATGCACACGCCGCAGGGCGTGTTCGAGATGAAGTACTTCTTCCACAGCGGCATCAGCAGCTCGTACGGCGACGCCGTGTCTTCGGTGACGATCAAGAACCGGATCAAGAAGATCATCGAGAGCGAAGATCCGAAGAAGCCGCTCAGCGACTCGAAGATCGTGAACATCCTGCAGCGCGAAGGGCTCATGCTGGCGCGGCGGACGATTGCGAAGTACCGCGAAGAACTGAAGATTCCCACCTCCAATCAGCGGAAGGTAATGTTCTAA
- the rapZ gene encoding RNase adapter RapZ, whose protein sequence is MSKARLPLSWARFIVLTGLSGSGKSQAIRALEDLGYYCVDNLPVSLLPVMAELSERQSEHNRVAVVMDVRESRFVSDFPRVYRQLKTNKLLRTKLIFLEAGHAELVRRFSETRRPHPLAPDRPITEGLREERASLRTIRAMADKVVDTSKLNVHELRQQLRELVSGQKQASKLVLTFLSFGFQNGPPAEADLVFDVRFLKNPYWVPALRSQTGRDPAVAAYIRRQPVARATVKRLSALLRWMVPLYVQEGKSYLTVAVGCTGGRHRSVYIAEALKRELSDVKGVSARVAHRDLAKGPR, encoded by the coding sequence GTGAGCAAAGCGCGCTTGCCCTTGAGTTGGGCGCGATTTATCGTGTTGACCGGCTTGTCCGGATCGGGCAAGTCGCAGGCGATTCGCGCCCTCGAGGATCTCGGTTACTACTGTGTCGACAACCTGCCGGTGTCGCTGCTGCCGGTGATGGCCGAGCTCAGCGAACGGCAGAGCGAACACAACCGGGTCGCGGTCGTGATGGACGTGCGCGAATCGCGTTTCGTCAGCGACTTCCCGCGCGTCTACCGCCAGCTGAAGACCAACAAGCTCCTGCGCACCAAGCTGATCTTCCTGGAGGCCGGTCACGCCGAGCTGGTGCGTCGTTTCAGCGAAACCCGGCGCCCGCACCCGCTGGCGCCCGATCGTCCCATCACCGAAGGCCTGAGGGAAGAGCGCGCCTCGCTGCGCACCATTCGCGCCATGGCCGACAAGGTCGTCGACACCTCCAAGCTGAACGTGCACGAGTTACGGCAACAGCTGCGCGAGCTGGTGTCGGGGCAGAAGCAGGCATCGAAGCTGGTGCTGACCTTCCTCAGCTTCGGCTTCCAGAACGGCCCGCCGGCCGAAGCCGACCTGGTGTTCGACGTCCGCTTCCTGAAGAACCCGTATTGGGTGCCGGCGCTCAGGTCGCAGACCGGCCGCGACCCGGCGGTCGCCGCCTACATTCGCCGGCAGCCGGTCGCGCGCGCGACCGTCAAGCGGCTGTCGGCGCTGCTGCGCTGGATGGTGCCGCTGTACGTGCAGGAAGGGAAGTCGTACCTCACCGTCGCCGTTGGCTGCACCGGCGGCCGGCACCGGTCGGTCTACATCGCCGAAGCTTTGAAGCGTGAACTGTCGGATGTGAAGGGCGTCTCGGCGCGCGTCGCGCACCGCGACCTGGCGAAAGGCCCGCGATGA
- the hprK gene encoding HPr(Ser) kinase/phosphatase, whose translation MSITPAITVGGLLDARPESVGLTIDLLAGADGLERHITSPYIQKTGLALAGFHEYLQPGRILLFGDSEVRFLENMAPGDRRQALAKCFNDSLPCLLITGGAELPPEVVLAGDRAGVPVLRTPVPTATAIGKLTAILEDRLAAREIIHGVLLDILGLGVLIVGDSGIGKSECALDLVVRGHRLVADDTVEVRRRADSFVIGACPELTRHHMEVRGLGLINIRDLFGVASTRTSKRVELVVQLDRWGPDREYDRLGLDDAWYELIGLKVPLIRMPVAPGRNLAILVEVAARNQLLRMRGINAARQLVERLDAGLLSPSTSAPQHLSTSAPKHLEEDEEL comes from the coding sequence ATGTCGATCACCCCGGCCATCACCGTCGGCGGCCTGCTCGACGCGCGGCCCGAGTCGGTCGGCTTGACCATCGACCTGTTGGCCGGCGCCGACGGGCTCGAGCGGCACATTACCAGCCCCTACATCCAGAAGACCGGTCTGGCGCTCGCGGGCTTCCACGAGTACCTGCAGCCTGGCCGCATCCTGCTGTTCGGTGACAGCGAAGTGCGGTTCCTCGAGAACATGGCGCCCGGCGACCGCCGGCAGGCGCTGGCCAAATGCTTCAACGACTCGCTGCCGTGCCTGCTGATCACGGGGGGTGCCGAGTTGCCACCCGAGGTGGTGTTGGCCGGCGACCGGGCCGGCGTCCCGGTGCTGCGCACGCCGGTGCCGACGGCGACCGCGATCGGCAAGTTGACCGCCATTCTCGAGGACCGGCTGGCGGCGCGCGAGATCATCCACGGCGTGCTGCTCGACATCCTCGGCCTGGGTGTCTTAATCGTTGGCGACAGCGGCATCGGCAAGAGCGAGTGCGCGCTCGACCTGGTGGTGCGCGGCCATCGCCTGGTCGCCGACGACACCGTCGAAGTGCGCCGCCGGGCCGACTCCTTCGTGATCGGCGCCTGCCCTGAGTTGACCCGCCACCACATGGAAGTGCGCGGTCTCGGCCTGATCAACATTCGCGACCTGTTTGGGGTGGCCTCGACGCGCACCTCGAAGCGGGTCGAGCTCGTCGTGCAGCTCGACCGGTGGGGCCCCGACCGCGAGTACGATCGCCTGGGCCTGGACGACGCGTGGTACGAGCTGATCGGCCTGAAGGTGCCGTTGATTCGCATGCCGGTGGCGCCCGGCCGCAACCTGGCTATCCTGGTGGAGGTCGCGGCCCGCAACCAGCTGCTGCGCATGCGCGGCATCAATGCCGCCCGCCAGCTGGTGGAGCGCCTCGATGCCGGGTTGCTGAGCCCGAGCACCTCAGCACCCCAGCACCTCAGCACTTCTGCACCCAAGCACCTGGAAGAGGACGAAGAGCTGTGA
- a CDS encoding HPr family phosphocarrier protein gives MTTRECVIRNRLGLHARAAAKFVHLATRFMSQVRVSREGRTMDGKSIMGILLLAAAPGASIVITADGADEAEAADALCRLVEGGFGEELWNA, from the coding sequence ATGACCACGCGCGAGTGCGTGATTCGCAACCGCCTGGGTCTGCACGCCCGGGCCGCGGCGAAGTTCGTGCACCTGGCGACCCGCTTTATGTCGCAAGTCCGCGTCTCGCGCGAGGGCCGGACGATGGACGGCAAGAGCATCATGGGGATTTTGTTGCTCGCCGCCGCGCCCGGCGCGAGCATCGTCATTACCGCTGACGGCGCCGACGAGGCCGAGGCGGCAGATGCATTGTGCCGCCTGGTCGAGGGCGGATTTGGAGAAGAGCTGTGGAACGCCTGA
- the ptsP gene encoding phosphoenolpyruvate--protein phosphotransferase: protein MERLTGIGVSPGVVLGRAVVLTQRTEVMRFPIPPERVDQEVAALWRAQAASQQQLQDIKSRVEHGPGSELAALFDAQLLMLDDPMLVGRAETIIRTERVNAAWAVHRAYEELYHVFMSMEDPYLRERENDVADVAGRLRLNLRHGAKGPKELLSQVDGPSVLIADELTASVAAQLDWSRVQAFATDAGSRTYHTAILARSLKVPAIVGLHDASLRIPAGTPVVLDGTTGELIVAPTPDQIDEAHRRATRPRRRGQTAGDSGPVSTTDGVRIRLEANIELLEDLPFLNEHGAEGVGLYRSEFMLSGRPIASVTEEDQYALYRSLIEQVAPRPVTIRTFDLDERQFAGPGRGPERRRTRPGLRGLRLGLAYPEVLRTQLRALVRASAHGPLRIMFPFVTAVEEVRDARKILADVVSGFSRIDPTQIKVGAMIEVPSAALAADLLAPEVDFFTIGTNDLIQFCLAVDRTDDRVSDLYEPLHPAVLRLIRTVRRAAARHRIPVSLCGEMASDPALVGLLVGLGLTEFSMTPGAIPIVRQVIAETSAADARRLAGHALRLATAAEIEQYLFDALAASAIQRSPLS from the coding sequence GTGGAACGCCTGACCGGGATTGGCGTGTCACCCGGCGTGGTGCTCGGCCGCGCGGTGGTCCTGACCCAGCGCACCGAGGTCATGCGGTTCCCGATTCCGCCGGAGCGGGTCGACCAGGAAGTCGCGGCCCTGTGGCGCGCGCAGGCGGCCTCGCAGCAGCAGCTCCAGGACATCAAGTCGCGGGTCGAGCACGGCCCGGGCAGCGAGCTGGCGGCGCTGTTCGACGCCCAGCTGCTGATGCTCGACGACCCCATGCTGGTGGGGCGGGCCGAGACGATCATCCGCACCGAGCGGGTCAACGCGGCGTGGGCGGTGCATCGCGCGTACGAAGAGCTGTACCACGTCTTCATGTCGATGGAGGATCCGTACCTGCGCGAGCGCGAGAACGACGTCGCTGACGTCGCCGGCCGGTTGCGGCTCAACTTGCGCCATGGCGCCAAGGGACCGAAGGAGTTGCTGAGCCAGGTGGACGGGCCGTCCGTGCTGATCGCCGACGAGCTGACCGCGTCGGTCGCCGCGCAGCTCGACTGGTCGCGTGTGCAGGCGTTTGCCACCGACGCGGGCAGCCGCACCTATCACACCGCCATCCTGGCGCGCTCGCTGAAGGTGCCGGCCATTGTCGGCCTGCACGACGCGTCGCTGCGCATCCCCGCCGGCACGCCGGTGGTGCTCGACGGCACGACGGGGGAGTTGATCGTCGCCCCGACGCCCGATCAGATCGACGAGGCACATCGGCGGGCCACCCGGCCGCGCCGCCGCGGGCAGACCGCAGGCGATTCCGGGCCGGTCTCGACCACCGACGGCGTGCGCATCCGTCTCGAGGCCAACATCGAGCTGCTCGAGGACCTGCCGTTCCTGAACGAGCACGGCGCCGAAGGCGTCGGCCTGTACCGGTCGGAGTTCATGTTGTCGGGCCGCCCGATTGCGAGCGTGACCGAGGAGGATCAGTACGCGCTCTATCGCAGCCTGATCGAACAGGTTGCACCGCGCCCGGTGACCATTCGCACGTTCGACCTCGACGAGCGTCAGTTTGCCGGACCTGGCCGCGGACCGGAACGCCGCCGCACCCGTCCCGGCCTGCGCGGCCTGCGCCTGGGCCTGGCGTATCCGGAGGTGCTGCGCACGCAGCTGCGCGCGCTGGTCCGCGCCTCGGCGCACGGGCCGTTGCGGATCATGTTCCCGTTCGTGACCGCGGTCGAAGAGGTGCGCGACGCCCGCAAGATTCTTGCGGATGTCGTATCCGGCTTTAGCCGGATCGACCCGACGCAGATCAAGGTCGGCGCGATGATCGAGGTGCCCTCGGCGGCCCTTGCCGCCGACCTGCTGGCGCCGGAGGTCGATTTCTTCACGATCGGCACCAACGACCTGATCCAGTTCTGCCTCGCGGTGGACCGCACCGACGATCGGGTGTCGGACCTCTACGAGCCGCTGCATCCGGCGGTGCTGCGGCTGATCCGGACCGTCCGGCGAGCCGCCGCGCGCCACCGGATCCCGGTGTCGCTTTGTGGCGAGATGGCGTCGGACCCGGCGCTGGTCGGGTTGCTGGTGGGCCTCGGCCTGACCGAGTTCAGCATGACGCCGGGCGCCATCCCGATTGTCCGCCAGGTCATTGCCGAGACGAGCGCCGCCGATGCGCGCCGTTTGGCCGGCCACGCGCTGCGGTTGGCGACCGCGGCCGAGATTGAGCAGTACCTGTTCGACGCCCTGGCCGCGTCGGCCATTCAAAGGAGTCCGTTGTCGTGA
- the lptC gene encoding LPS export ABC transporter periplasmic protein LptC, whose amino-acid sequence MASWQKRAQLVLAVVAIGVIGVVGYTLRPRQARVAPPQIERLDPKATIETRGGDVIQLKGSRQDARIEFESQVTYDTGETKLVSVKVTVDNRAGRSYTITGQEARVGKDQASYDLKGDVKLETTDGLTAFAEAATYSDTEKIVKAPGPVRFTRGRMSGTGIGFTFDEQRNTLWLLDQAVIHVAPSSDSGPMDVTAGAFGFARTDRYMRFERNMRMDRGGQIIEATEAMVHLFADRDEPDLIELRGNSQVSGGPGMGALQSMSARDMNLDYGDDGRTLQQATLAGQSQIQLAGNGGAAGQRLSGEFLDVALAPDGSVKQLSSRQNVNVTLPATRDTAARTILANVLTATGGAQGLSVMKFGEGVNYTEAASKTQGARVARAQNLDAQLDPAAGSLQDATFTGAFHFTDGPLTATSNQARYRIQAGTLALSGKQGNADPQIKTDALTIDAETINVTLNPRKMVAAGKVRSVLLSPGKPVGGATAAKRPGLLGDKEPVHIIAESLTYDEALRRGEYKGQARLLQGQTQINADALTIDESKGDLTAVGKVITTLAIVRKDAEAGAPTPTTIGRGGSFTYTDQARRAVYQTAATLDGESGNLRAEKIEIVLAAGENSVGRLDATEKVTAIVDKRTVTGARLSYEPAEEKYVVTGAPVTMIDAECQEMSGKTLTFFRASDKVQLDGNDEVRSQTKGGGKCVPISPK is encoded by the coding sequence GTGGCTTCCTGGCAGAAACGCGCGCAACTCGTCCTGGCGGTCGTCGCCATCGGCGTGATTGGCGTGGTCGGTTACACCCTGCGGCCGCGCCAGGCCCGGGTCGCACCGCCGCAGATCGAGCGGCTCGATCCGAAGGCGACCATCGAGACGCGCGGCGGGGACGTGATCCAGCTCAAGGGCTCGCGCCAGGACGCCCGCATCGAATTCGAGAGCCAGGTCACCTACGACACGGGCGAGACCAAGCTGGTTAGCGTGAAGGTGACGGTCGACAACCGCGCCGGCCGCAGTTACACCATCACCGGCCAGGAAGCGCGCGTCGGCAAGGACCAGGCCAGCTACGACCTCAAGGGCGACGTCAAGCTCGAGACCACCGACGGCCTGACCGCGTTTGCCGAAGCCGCCACGTACTCCGATACCGAGAAGATCGTGAAGGCGCCCGGGCCGGTGCGCTTCACCCGCGGCCGCATGTCCGGCACGGGCATCGGGTTCACGTTCGACGAACAGCGCAATACGCTGTGGCTGCTCGACCAGGCGGTCATTCATGTCGCGCCCAGCAGCGACAGCGGGCCGATGGATGTCACCGCCGGCGCCTTCGGGTTTGCCCGCACCGATCGCTACATGCGCTTCGAGCGGAACATGCGCATGGATCGCGGCGGCCAGATCATCGAGGCCACCGAGGCCATGGTCCACCTGTTTGCCGATCGCGACGAGCCGGACCTGATCGAGTTGCGCGGCAATTCACAAGTCAGCGGCGGTCCAGGCATGGGCGCACTGCAGTCGATGTCGGCGCGCGACATGAACCTGGACTACGGCGACGACGGGCGGACGCTGCAGCAGGCGACGCTGGCGGGGCAGAGCCAGATCCAGCTGGCCGGCAACGGTGGCGCGGCCGGGCAGCGACTGAGTGGCGAGTTCCTCGACGTCGCCCTCGCGCCGGACGGCAGCGTCAAGCAGCTGTCATCGCGACAGAACGTCAACGTCACGCTGCCCGCCACGCGTGACACGGCGGCGCGCACCATTCTCGCCAACGTGCTGACAGCAACCGGCGGCGCGCAGGGCCTGTCGGTGATGAAGTTCGGCGAAGGCGTGAACTACACCGAGGCCGCCTCGAAGACGCAGGGCGCACGGGTCGCGCGCGCGCAGAACCTGGATGCGCAACTGGACCCGGCGGCCGGCTCGTTGCAGGACGCCACGTTTACCGGAGCCTTCCATTTCACCGATGGCCCGCTCACGGCCACCAGCAACCAGGCCCGCTACCGGATCCAGGCCGGGACGCTGGCGCTCAGCGGCAAGCAGGGCAACGCCGACCCGCAGATCAAGACCGACGCGCTGACCATCGACGCGGAAACCATCAACGTGACGCTCAATCCACGCAAGATGGTGGCGGCCGGCAAGGTGAGAAGCGTCCTGCTATCCCCAGGCAAGCCCGTCGGCGGCGCGACTGCGGCGAAGCGGCCAGGACTGCTCGGTGACAAGGAGCCGGTGCACATCATCGCCGAGTCGCTGACCTACGACGAGGCGCTGCGCCGCGGCGAGTACAAGGGACAGGCGCGGCTGCTGCAGGGCCAGACTCAGATCAACGCCGACGCTCTGACCATCGACGAGAGCAAGGGCGACCTCACGGCGGTCGGCAAGGTGATCACCACCCTGGCCATCGTCCGCAAGGACGCCGAGGCCGGCGCACCGACGCCGACGACGATCGGTCGAGGCGGATCCTTCACCTATACCGACCAGGCGCGGCGCGCGGTTTACCAGACTGCGGCGACCCTCGATGGCGAGAGCGGGAACCTGCGCGCCGAGAAGATCGAGATCGTCCTCGCGGCCGGCGAGAACAGCGTGGGACGCCTCGACGCCACCGAGAAGGTGACCGCCATTGTCGACAAGCGCACGGTCACCGGCGCGCGGCTGTCGTACGAGCCGGCCGAAGAGAAATACGTGGTCACCGGGGCGCCGGTCACGATGATCGACGCCGAGTGCCAGGAGATGAGCGGCAAGACGTTGACCTTCTTCAGGGCGTCCGATAAAGTCCAACTCGACGGTAATGACGAAGTCCGCTCGCAAACCAAGGGCGGCGGCAAGTGTGTCCCGATATCCCCCAAGTAG